A genome region from Sphingorhabdus sp. SMR4y includes the following:
- a CDS encoding LysR family transcriptional regulator: MRLDNFDLNLLVAFDILLQEKNVTKAAARAHVTQAAMSAQLKRLREAFQDEILAQQGKKMVPTPYALAMHPEITETIAALRSLIARKGRFDPTTSEREFKIAASDYITTVLLVPLLGAIAKIAPFVKLNISLPYTNTNKSMADGELDMFLGPESFAHPDHPCELIFEERHVLVGWSGNPHMEGTMSAKRLAALGHVGVTISGSDTFIDAWMRETGIERRIEVRAPSFLQAPFLVLETNRVCIMHERLAQSLAGRLPLSIAELPFDVPPMREMLQFHATRDKDPGLTWLREQIKTLASLS; this comes from the coding sequence ATGCGGCTGGACAATTTCGATCTCAATTTGCTCGTGGCTTTCGACATCCTGCTACAGGAAAAAAATGTCACCAAGGCAGCAGCCAGAGCGCATGTGACGCAAGCAGCAATGAGCGCACAACTGAAGCGCCTTCGGGAAGCTTTTCAGGACGAGATACTGGCGCAACAGGGCAAGAAAATGGTGCCGACTCCCTATGCGCTGGCGATGCATCCCGAGATTACCGAAACCATCGCGGCGCTGCGCTCCCTTATCGCACGCAAAGGCAGATTTGATCCGACAACGTCCGAGCGCGAGTTCAAGATCGCTGCCTCGGATTATATAACGACCGTGTTGCTGGTCCCCCTGCTGGGTGCAATCGCAAAAATTGCTCCCTTCGTGAAACTGAATATTTCCCTGCCCTATACCAATACCAACAAATCGATGGCCGACGGCGAGCTCGACATGTTCCTCGGTCCCGAATCCTTCGCGCACCCCGACCATCCGTGTGAACTGATATTCGAAGAGCGGCACGTCCTTGTGGGCTGGTCGGGAAATCCTCACATGGAAGGAACAATGTCCGCCAAGCGCCTGGCCGCGCTCGGCCACGTGGGAGTCACAATCTCAGGCAGCGACACGTTCATTGATGCATGGATGCGCGAGACCGGTATCGAGCGCCGGATAGAGGTGCGCGCGCCCTCCTTTCTGCAGGCCCCCTTTCTGGTGCTGGAAACCAATCGTGTCTGCATCATGCACGAGCGACTGGCCCAGTCGCTGGCCGGGCGCCTCCCTCTGAGCATCGCGGAACTGCCCTTTGATGTCCCGCCCATGCGCGAGATGCTGCAGTTTCATGCAACACGGGACAAGGATCCCGGCCTCACCTGGCTGCGGGAGCAGATCAAGACTCTGGCGTCGCTCAGCTAG
- a CDS encoding alpha/beta hydrolase family protein translates to MALFEYFPNYIWNLSVAIAMESGGQIGEIIDMCQPIRDAADSGADAGTPQFMKQWAAMGEKLLELAAEDEAKGRNFSASNKLERASLYLVTAERMQGHGHPGRTETFAKARDAFDRSTKLGKLNRERVEIPLETGTMPALWTRAPGEGRKPAVVFCNGLDSNKELLYWTRLPEELARRGISTLCVDQPGSGEALRLQGLPVDPHSESWASRAVDWLETRDNVDASKLGMTGISLGGHFAPRAVAYEPRFASGAVWGANHNWREVQDKRMEREGENPVPHYWAHVHWAFGADGQEDFLEKSADMNLNGHMDRIKVPFLVTHGANDRQISVSYADDLYDQLVNSPRREKVIFTAREGGVEHVGADNMAYGRDLMSDWFAETLGGIAG, encoded by the coding sequence ATGGCGTTATTCGAATATTTTCCCAATTATATCTGGAACCTGTCGGTCGCTATCGCCATGGAAAGCGGCGGGCAGATCGGCGAGATCATCGACATGTGCCAGCCGATCAGGGATGCGGCCGACAGCGGCGCCGATGCGGGCACGCCGCAATTCATGAAACAATGGGCGGCAATGGGCGAAAAATTGCTCGAACTCGCGGCTGAGGACGAAGCAAAGGGTCGCAATTTCTCCGCGTCGAACAAGCTGGAACGGGCGTCTCTATATCTCGTCACGGCGGAACGGATGCAGGGGCATGGCCATCCGGGCCGCACCGAAACATTCGCCAAGGCGCGTGACGCCTTCGATCGTTCGACCAAACTTGGCAAACTCAATCGCGAGCGGGTGGAAATTCCGCTCGAAACGGGAACCATGCCGGCGCTCTGGACCCGCGCTCCGGGCGAAGGGCGCAAGCCTGCCGTCGTGTTCTGCAACGGTCTCGACAGCAACAAGGAGCTGCTCTACTGGACGCGGCTGCCCGAAGAACTGGCGCGGCGCGGCATCTCCACACTCTGTGTTGACCAGCCGGGTTCTGGCGAGGCTTTGCGGCTTCAGGGCCTGCCCGTCGACCCCCATAGCGAAAGCTGGGCCTCCAGGGCCGTCGACTGGCTCGAAACCCGGGACAATGTCGATGCATCAAAACTCGGCATGACCGGTATTTCGCTCGGCGGCCATTTTGCGCCGCGTGCAGTAGCTTATGAACCGCGTTTCGCCAGCGGTGCTGTATGGGGTGCCAATCACAATTGGCGCGAAGTGCAGGACAAGCGCATGGAACGCGAAGGGGAAAACCCCGTTCCCCATTACTGGGCGCATGTACACTGGGCGTTTGGCGCCGACGGCCAGGAAGATTTCCTCGAGAAATCGGCGGATATGAACCTCAATGGCCACATGGACAGGATCAAGGTACCGTTCCTGGTCACCCATGGTGCCAATGACCGCCAGATCAGCGTCAGCTATGCCGATGACCTCTACGACCAGCTCGTCAACTCACCCCGTCGCGAAAAGGTGATCTTCACCGCACGCGAGGGCGGAGTCGAGCATGTCGGAGCCGACAACATGGCCTATGGCCGGGATCTGATGTCCGACTGGTTTGCCGAAACTTTGGGCGGGATTGCCGGGTGA
- a CDS encoding response regulator transcription factor, producing MRIAIADDDSEIIEFLGKIVEAQGYVYAGYPDGTALSNALLRDTFDLVILDWNMPGKNGLEILQWMEEAVEDRPPVIMMTSRSAKQDISDALNAGADDYITKPEDKNVIAARVNALLRRNSGASAMETTAQYGDYLFNRIEQTVRHGDKEIALTAKEFELTDLMFRNRDRTLSRRYIMETVWRTNAHLATRTLDMHVSRIRSKLALKPENGFRIFTVFGYGYRLETFSNGG from the coding sequence ATGCGTATAGCGATAGCAGACGATGATTCGGAGATCATCGAATTTTTGGGAAAGATCGTTGAAGCACAAGGCTATGTCTATGCGGGCTATCCGGATGGAACCGCACTTTCCAATGCCTTACTGCGTGACACGTTCGATCTCGTCATCCTCGACTGGAACATGCCCGGGAAAAATGGCCTGGAAATATTGCAGTGGATGGAAGAGGCGGTGGAAGACCGCCCGCCAGTGATCATGATGACCAGCCGTTCTGCCAAACAGGATATCAGCGATGCACTGAACGCGGGTGCCGATGATTATATCACCAAGCCCGAAGACAAGAATGTCATCGCCGCCCGTGTCAATGCGCTGCTGCGCAGGAACAGCGGCGCATCGGCCATGGAAACCACGGCCCAATATGGTGACTATCTGTTCAATCGAATCGAACAGACGGTCAGGCACGGCGACAAGGAAATTGCCCTGACAGCAAAAGAATTCGAACTGACCGATCTTATGTTCCGCAATCGCGACCGGACTTTGTCGCGGCGTTATATAATGGAGACGGTCTGGCGGACGAATGCGCATCTCGCGACACGTACCCTCGACATGCATGTTTCGCGAATCCGGTCCAAGCTTGCGCTGAAACCGGAAAACGGGTTTCGGATTTTTACGGTTTTCGGCTATGGCTACAGATTGGAGACGTTCAGTAACGGAGGGTAA
- a CDS encoding MFS transporter translates to MTETGVDNIAPQAGTRQGIIILAASVMPIMAIISLVPVLPLLMREFAPVTGSEFLVPMALTIPALCVALFSPVAGWLSDRLGRKNLLVTALLLYAAFGIIPWFLDDLFQIIGARVALGIVEAIIMTVATALIGDYFVGERREKWIALQVAVGSIAAIALIAIGGGLGELFGSRGPFLLYLVAIPIALAAAAILFEPEVKPNEAGPTKTGFPYGVILPLVVTTLGVGIVFYTIIVQLGPILELSGAVSPGIIGLIGAGTNLGVGLGTFVFDRLKSKAGPMLLALGLAVAAIGYIGIGLSSVLTIIAAFAILACIGSGILLPNMLTWTMRRLPAEMRGRGTGMWTGAFFLGQFLAPIVATSAMQATGGLAKALTVYAGLIAIAAIAALLFARKPTFEATT, encoded by the coding sequence ATGACCGAAACAGGTGTTGATAATATTGCGCCTCAGGCCGGCACGCGACAGGGCATCATCATATTGGCTGCGTCGGTCATGCCGATCATGGCGATCATATCGCTCGTGCCGGTCTTGCCCTTGCTCATGCGCGAATTCGCACCCGTCACCGGCAGCGAATTCCTGGTGCCGATGGCGCTCACCATTCCCGCTCTTTGCGTGGCGCTTTTTTCACCGGTGGCGGGCTGGCTGTCCGACCGGCTGGGCCGAAAGAATTTGCTGGTGACAGCGCTGCTGCTTTATGCCGCATTCGGTATCATCCCTTGGTTTCTCGACGATCTTTTCCAGATTATCGGTGCGCGGGTTGCTCTCGGTATTGTCGAAGCCATCATCATGACGGTCGCGACCGCTCTCATCGGCGATTATTTCGTCGGTGAGCGGCGCGAGAAGTGGATTGCGCTGCAGGTTGCCGTGGGCAGCATCGCCGCCATCGCGCTGATCGCCATCGGCGGCGGGCTTGGTGAACTGTTCGGCTCGCGCGGACCGTTTCTGCTGTACCTTGTCGCCATACCGATCGCGCTCGCCGCAGCCGCGATCCTGTTCGAACCGGAGGTGAAGCCGAATGAAGCCGGGCCCACGAAGACCGGCTTTCCCTATGGCGTCATTCTCCCGCTGGTTGTCACAACATTGGGCGTGGGAATAGTCTTCTATACCATAATCGTGCAACTGGGACCGATCCTGGAACTGTCTGGTGCTGTCTCGCCCGGTATCATCGGATTGATCGGTGCCGGAACCAATTTGGGTGTGGGTCTGGGAACATTCGTGTTTGACAGGCTGAAAAGCAAGGCGGGCCCGATGCTGCTGGCGCTGGGTCTGGCCGTCGCAGCCATCGGTTACATCGGCATAGGACTATCGTCAGTCCTGACAATAATTGCAGCCTTCGCAATTCTGGCTTGTATCGGCAGCGGGATCCTGTTGCCCAATATGCTGACCTGGACCATGCGCCGTCTACCCGCCGAAATGCGGGGCCGGGGCACCGGAATGTGGACAGGCGCATTTTTCCTGGGGCAGTTTCTCGCCCCGATCGTCGCCACCTCGGCTATGCAGGCAACAGGCGGGCTCGCAAAGGCACTGACCGTCTATGCGGGGC
- a CDS encoding VOC family protein produces the protein MSRVTEIRYVGYGVEDFDAERKFYADDWGLVEVEASDDVAWFKTHGHDEHHVVRVHKRESNCVEVIALAADSRDDVDTMRAKIGDAGCKIIHEPRELDSPGGGYGFRFFSPDGLPFEISSDVARGESRPMERWEGMPVKISHIVLHSPDHQAAVKFFTEVLGFKISDWLGDFMCFLRCNGAHHRIALLPGPPCLNHVAYDMLTLDDMMRGTSRLRKRGTDIRWGPGRHTAGNNTFSYFCTPGGFAVEYTSELDVVDFETHEAKVHEPGPQIMDQWGVGTGGPQTMPKAEPDPCLFQASEI, from the coding sequence ATGAGCCGAGTTACCGAAATTCGCTATGTCGGATACGGCGTCGAAGACTTTGACGCAGAGCGCAAATTCTATGCAGACGACTGGGGTCTCGTCGAAGTGGAGGCCTCCGACGACGTCGCCTGGTTCAAAACCCATGGTCACGATGAGCATCATGTTGTCCGCGTCCACAAGCGCGAGAGCAATTGCGTGGAGGTGATAGCGCTCGCAGCCGACAGCCGCGACGATGTCGACACCATGCGCGCGAAAATCGGCGATGCCGGCTGCAAGATCATTCACGAGCCCCGCGAGCTGGATTCGCCAGGCGGTGGCTATGGTTTCCGCTTCTTTTCGCCCGATGGCCTGCCGTTCGAAATTTCATCGGATGTCGCTCGCGGTGAATCACGTCCCATGGAGCGCTGGGAGGGCATGCCGGTCAAGATCAGCCACATCGTGCTGCATTCTCCCGATCACCAGGCCGCAGTGAAATTCTTCACCGAAGTGCTCGGCTTCAAGATCAGCGACTGGCTGGGCGACTTCATGTGCTTTCTGCGTTGCAACGGAGCGCATCACCGGATTGCCTTGCTTCCCGGACCGCCCTGCCTGAACCATGTTGCTTATGACATGCTGACACTGGACGATATGATGCGCGGTACCAGCCGGTTGCGCAAGCGCGGCACCGATATTCGCTGGGGACCGGGCCGGCACACGGCGGGTAACAACACTTTCAGCTATTTCTGCACGCCGGGCGGCTTTGCCGTGGAATATACTTCCGAGTTGGACGTGGTCGATTTCGAAACGCACGAGGCCAAGGTGCACGAGCCGGGCCCGCAGATCATGGACCAGTGGGGCGTTGGCACGGGCGGTCCTCAGACTATGCCCAAAGCCGAACCCGACCCCTGCCTGTTCCAAGCATCGGAGATTTAA
- a CDS encoding DUF2218 domain-containing protein, whose product MTFTAGSFVPINNAGKPAKQLGRHWPHNLSVADEGKAFRISFPKDACGADRPDDTLVTVQPTNGGVRCHIEPTAKEQRDRLKTALERHADRFALREAPLANEWRDS is encoded by the coding sequence GTGACATTTACTGCCGGATCCTTCGTCCCGATCAACAATGCAGGAAAACCTGCTAAACAGCTCGGTAGACATTGGCCTCATAATCTTTCCGTAGCAGACGAGGGCAAGGCGTTTCGCATCTCTTTTCCGAAAGATGCGTGTGGCGCGGACCGGCCCGACGATACGCTTGTAACTGTGCAGCCGACCAATGGTGGCGTGCGTTGCCATATCGAGCCAACGGCGAAGGAACAGCGGGATAGATTGAAGACTGCTTTGGAACGGCATGCTGATCGTTTCGCCTTGCGCGAAGCGCCGCTGGCTAATGAATGGCGGGATAGCTAA
- a CDS encoding FAD-dependent oxidoreductase — protein sequence MNDLNILVIGGGIGGLTAAIALRQKGHRVTVIEKDPDWSVYGVGIIQQSNVIRAMSELGLLEDYLSAGVPFDTIAIHMPDGTRVAEIPAPRLAENYPANVGIGRPALHRVLGDRTKASGAEIRLGVVADAIDDLGDTVRVSFSDGKTEEFDIVVGADGVYSDTRRKIMPDAEKPEFTGQSVWRYNFQRPDDLNALHVYNGPTGIGLVPISKELMYMYVTTPEPDKPVYETTGMAQTMRGKLSAAPPQIQKLAAEITDDEGVVYRPLEQMMLYGQWHQGRVVLLGDAVHATTPHLGQGAGMAIEDSLVLADELTTHDRPEAAFQAYRDRRFDRCKFIVEKSLAICHGQLGKGPPVDNAEATREMFAIVSKPI from the coding sequence ATGAACGATCTCAATATTCTTGTCATCGGCGGCGGCATAGGCGGACTGACTGCGGCAATTGCCCTGCGCCAGAAAGGCCACCGGGTCACGGTCATCGAGAAAGACCCCGACTGGTCGGTCTACGGTGTCGGCATCATCCAGCAGTCCAATGTCATCCGGGCAATGTCGGAACTGGGCCTGCTCGAAGATTATCTGAGCGCCGGTGTACCGTTCGACACGATCGCCATCCATATGCCCGACGGCACCAGAGTGGCTGAAATTCCGGCCCCTCGCCTCGCTGAAAATTATCCGGCCAATGTCGGCATCGGCAGACCCGCCCTGCACCGGGTTCTGGGGGACCGGACCAAGGCATCGGGCGCGGAAATCCGCCTCGGCGTTGTTGCCGATGCAATAGACGATTTGGGCGACACGGTACGCGTCAGCTTTTCCGACGGGAAGACCGAGGAATTTGACATCGTGGTCGGCGCAGACGGAGTCTATTCCGACACCCGCCGGAAAATCATGCCGGATGCCGAGAAACCGGAATTTACCGGCCAATCGGTCTGGCGCTATAATTTCCAGCGTCCCGACGACCTCAATGCGCTGCATGTCTATAACGGCCCGACCGGCATCGGTCTGGTGCCGATCAGCAAAGAGCTGATGTACATGTATGTCACGACGCCGGAACCGGACAAGCCGGTCTATGAGACAACGGGCATGGCCCAGACCATGCGCGGAAAATTGTCCGCCGCACCGCCACAAATTCAGAAGCTGGCGGCTGAGATTACCGATGACGAAGGCGTCGTCTACCGGCCGCTCGAGCAGATGATGCTCTATGGCCAATGGCATCAGGGCCGGGTCGTGCTACTCGGTGATGCCGTCCACGCCACCACGCCGCATCTCGGCCAGGGCGCCGGCATGGCAATCGAAGACAGCCTTGTTCTGGCCGACGAGCTGACCACGCATGACAGACCGGAAGCCGCTTTTCAGGCTTATCGCGACCGTCGCTTCGACCGCTGCAAGTTCATCGTCGAAAAGTCCCTGGCGATCTGTCACGGCCAGCTCGGCAAGGGCCCGCCGGTCGACAATGCGGAAGCCACCCGCGAGATGTTCGCGATCGTCTCCAAACCCATTTGA
- a CDS encoding TonB-dependent receptor: MRRNFNQATISRIALSVACVAAIAATPAYAEEVADIAAAAESAQTGGDSQSAGEAEQTGGLDVIVVTAQRREESLQDAAVAIDAISSEQLTRFNVESAKDLGRISPSLGVNPGGGPLTSLFIRGVGALTVNPLQDSGVAQNYDGVYLGRASSAAGLNFYDMARVEVLKGPQGTLYGRNATGGVVNYIPNAPKLGDTTGYVQAEYGNFDKFGIQGALNVPLGDIAALRVAGSHQQRDGFNDDGTSDLDATSVRAQLLVEPTDRISLRVGVDHTDIGGKGNTGALLGFFSNTPGSQTDFTPTGVDIDSGSTSAASNAFRVNTFQGPSFALLPPIRTEDVFQDLSYTGVNAEINFELDAGTITIIPAYREYSQDYAFVGPGFAPAPTQESGDQFSIEARFATDLDGPVNGVFGLFYFEEEVDFAANFYQVAVAPIQNWTNGGDSWAAFAQLTFDVTDEFRISVGGRYTEDSKYVRGDDFTFLTICPLEVQPFPGAPFTIPDFAGCQAQNYPALPPTTDPQAYVDGLIAGGFIPPNSTINDGFYPLINGSAGFIVDGGAGQGLTSNDSWKEPTYRVGLEYDLAPDSLLYATYERGYRAGGVELSAVGAGGGLSFDPEFIDAFTIGSKNRFLGDTLQINVEAFYWEYKGQQITYFSTIDDAPNFGTANGDSTIKGLDLDVLWAPTGTTKLGLKFQYLDATLDQLTLISDPATGRFGCENVGVVNGFQNFECGGTELLYSPEISLDLALEQVFELGDFDLTFFADASYRSKQQTDLSFTPQTVSDAYITANFQLTLEPTEANWSISAFVNNAFNERYLVNSNVGSSGAFYGEHNPRRQYGVRAKVEF; this comes from the coding sequence ATGCGTCGTAATTTCAATCAAGCCACCATTTCAAGGATTGCACTGTCAGTAGCCTGCGTCGCCGCGATTGCAGCGACACCAGCTTATGCAGAAGAAGTCGCAGATATAGCAGCAGCGGCTGAGTCAGCGCAAACGGGTGGTGACTCGCAGTCTGCAGGTGAAGCAGAGCAGACCGGTGGACTGGACGTAATCGTCGTGACTGCGCAACGCCGCGAGGAAAGCCTGCAGGACGCGGCGGTGGCAATCGATGCCATCTCCTCAGAACAGCTCACGCGCTTTAATGTCGAGAGCGCCAAGGATCTGGGTCGAATTTCGCCTTCGCTCGGGGTTAACCCCGGCGGTGGCCCGCTGACCAGCCTGTTCATCCGCGGCGTCGGCGCATTGACCGTAAACCCGCTTCAGGATTCAGGCGTCGCGCAGAACTATGATGGCGTTTATTTGGGCCGCGCGAGCTCCGCTGCCGGGCTCAATTTCTACGACATGGCACGCGTCGAGGTCCTGAAAGGTCCGCAAGGCACCTTATATGGCCGAAATGCAACGGGCGGTGTGGTCAACTACATCCCCAACGCGCCCAAGCTTGGCGATACAACGGGATATGTCCAGGCCGAATATGGCAATTTCGACAAATTCGGAATTCAGGGCGCTCTGAACGTGCCGCTGGGTGATATTGCGGCGCTGCGTGTCGCCGGCAGCCATCAGCAGCGCGATGGTTTCAACGATGATGGTACATCCGATCTCGATGCCACGTCGGTGCGGGCGCAGTTGCTGGTTGAGCCGACCGACCGTATCAGTCTTCGGGTTGGAGTGGACCACACAGATATTGGTGGCAAAGGCAATACGGGCGCGCTGCTGGGCTTCTTTAGCAACACGCCGGGCTCGCAGACCGATTTCACGCCCACGGGTGTCGACATCGACAGCGGCTCAACGAGCGCGGCCTCCAATGCGTTCCGGGTGAACACCTTTCAGGGTCCATCGTTTGCGCTGCTACCGCCAATCAGAACCGAAGACGTTTTTCAGGATCTTTCCTACACCGGTGTAAATGCCGAGATCAATTTCGAGCTTGATGCCGGTACGATTACGATCATTCCGGCATATCGGGAATATTCTCAGGACTACGCCTTTGTTGGGCCGGGCTTCGCCCCCGCCCCGACGCAGGAAAGCGGCGACCAGTTTTCTATCGAAGCGCGCTTCGCGACCGATCTCGACGGGCCCGTCAACGGCGTATTTGGCCTGTTCTACTTCGAGGAAGAGGTCGATTTTGCAGCTAACTTCTACCAGGTGGCAGTAGCGCCAATCCAGAACTGGACCAATGGCGGCGACTCCTGGGCTGCATTTGCACAGCTCACCTTCGATGTGACGGACGAGTTCCGCATCAGCGTTGGCGGCCGTTACACCGAGGACAGCAAATATGTCAGAGGTGATGATTTCACCTTCCTGACGATTTGTCCGCTTGAGGTACAGCCATTCCCCGGTGCGCCCTTCACTATCCCTGACTTTGCGGGTTGTCAGGCACAGAACTATCCAGCGCTGCCGCCAACCACAGACCCGCAGGCTTACGTGGACGGGCTCATCGCCGGTGGTTTCATTCCACCCAACTCCACGATCAACGATGGTTTCTATCCGCTGATCAACGGCTCTGCCGGCTTTATCGTCGATGGCGGTGCCGGGCAGGGGCTGACTAGCAACGACAGCTGGAAAGAGCCGACCTATCGCGTGGGTCTTGAATATGATTTGGCTCCTGACAGTCTTCTCTATGCCACCTATGAACGCGGATACCGCGCAGGCGGGGTCGAGCTTAGCGCTGTAGGCGCCGGCGGTGGCCTGAGCTTTGATCCTGAATTTATCGATGCCTTCACGATCGGGTCAAAGAACCGGTTCCTGGGCGACACGCTCCAGATTAACGTCGAGGCGTTCTATTGGGAGTATAAGGGTCAGCAAATCACCTATTTCTCAACGATCGATGATGCCCCCAACTTCGGCACGGCCAACGGCGACTCCACCATCAAGGGGCTCGATCTGGATGTGCTATGGGCACCAACCGGGACCACCAAACTTGGTTTGAAGTTCCAATATCTGGATGCAACACTTGACCAGCTTACGCTGATCTCAGACCCTGCAACCGGGCGCTTCGGATGTGAGAATGTCGGGGTCGTCAACGGCTTCCAGAACTTTGAATGTGGTGGGACCGAGCTGCTCTATTCGCCTGAAATTTCGCTTGATCTGGCGCTTGAGCAGGTCTTCGAACTGGGTGATTTCGACCTCACCTTCTTTGCTGATGCATCCTATCGCAGTAAGCAGCAGACCGACTTGTCCTTCACGCCACAGACCGTTTCGGATGCCTATATTACCGCCAATTTCCAGCTGACGCTTGAGCCGACCGAGGCAAATTGGTCGATCTCTGCATTCGTCAACAATGCGTTTAACGAACGCTATTTGGTAAACAGCAATGTTGGCAGCTCCGGTGCGTTTTATGGCGAACACAACCCTCGTCGCCAGTATGGCGTGCGGGCCAAGGTCGAGTTTTGA
- a CDS encoding MBL fold metallo-hydrolase, translating to MIRSAIALAGAFTLASAPLHAQKPEAAPSATAEVADAGQWVTLGTVAGPVASPTRSQPANLLIAAGQNILVDVGDGTSGQLAKFGLRTAQVDAVFLSHLHWDHTGGLGALLGLRAQTNSPPRLRIYGPPGTKELVAGLLASMIPGATAGYGVPGAPKTDLNELTEVTELRDLGSVEIAGMKVSVRKNSHYSFEANSDLARRFESLAFRFDLPGRSIVYTGDTGPSTAVEELAAGADLLVAEMMDVDDTIMTIRQANPNIPEAVARGIEQHLRNHHLLPKDVGEMAARAGVESVIVTHFAGRERGDPKHFEYLRDIADHYDGPVVVANDMDVF from the coding sequence ATGATTAGATCTGCAATTGCACTGGCTGGCGCATTCACGCTTGCCAGCGCCCCTCTCCACGCTCAGAAGCCAGAGGCAGCGCCTTCGGCAACCGCAGAAGTCGCCGATGCCGGTCAATGGGTAACGCTGGGCACGGTAGCCGGTCCGGTAGCGAGTCCCACCAGATCGCAGCCGGCCAACCTTCTCATCGCAGCGGGGCAGAACATTCTGGTTGACGTCGGTGACGGTACCTCCGGACAGCTTGCCAAGTTCGGCCTCCGCACAGCGCAAGTCGACGCTGTCTTTTTAAGCCATCTGCACTGGGACCATACAGGCGGGCTCGGGGCGCTCCTCGGCCTGCGCGCCCAGACGAATTCGCCCCCGCGCCTGCGGATTTACGGTCCCCCGGGCACCAAGGAACTGGTTGCGGGTTTGCTCGCATCCATGATCCCGGGAGCAACGGCAGGCTATGGCGTGCCCGGAGCGCCCAAGACCGATTTGAACGAGCTTACCGAAGTTACCGAACTGCGCGACCTTGGCAGCGTCGAAATTGCAGGCATGAAAGTAAGCGTAAGAAAAAATTCGCACTACAGTTTCGAGGCGAACAGTGATTTAGCCCGCCGTTTTGAGTCGCTGGCATTCCGGTTCGATTTGCCTGGACGGTCCATTGTCTATACCGGCGATACGGGCCCAAGCACAGCGGTCGAGGAACTGGCTGCTGGCGCAGATTTGCTCGTGGCCGAGATGATGGATGTTGACGACACCATCATGACTATCCGTCAGGCAAACCCGAATATTCCGGAGGCCGTTGCGAGAGGAATCGAGCAGCACCTTCGCAACCACCACCTCTTGCCGAAGGATGTTGGCGAGATGGCGGCAAGGGCGGGCGTGGAGTCTGTTATCGTGACCCACTTCGCTGGTCGTGAACGGGGCGACCCGAAGCATTTCGAATATCTGCGCGATATCGCTGACCATTATGACGGTCCCGTGGTTGTCGCCAATGACATGGATGTATTCTAG